In Candidatus Thermoplasmatota archaeon, the genomic stretch TTTTTCTCTCACCCACCTTTGTCATTGCTTACCTTGTTTTCCTTGACGGTTAGAAGTGGAAAAATACTAAAATAGTCAGAGTGGTTTCATGCTTGGAAGAAGATATGATTAAACTTGATGCTAAAGATCGGAAAATACTCTACGAACTTGACCTAGATGCCAGACAATCATTAAATCAAATTGGAAAAAAAGTAGGACTCAAAAAAGATGTCGTCAGTTACCGAATACAACGCATGCAAGACGAAGGCATCATCAAAAACTTCTGGACGGCAATCAACACCTTCAAACTCGGATACAACGTATACCGAATTTATATCAATTTTCAATACGTTACAACAGATAAAAAAAATGAAATCATCCAGCATTTCGTGAACTATAAAAACTCATGGGCAGTACTTTCGGTTAAAGGAGAAATTGATTTAGATGTTGTTGTATGGGTTAATGATATTTATGAGTTTTATCAGTTCTGGGAAAAAACAGTAGAACTATACGGTGAGTATTTTGCTAATTCAGCTATTTCGATTTTAGTATATGTTAACTCATATAAAAAATCGTTTTTATTACTTGATGAACAAGATACATCCAACAGACTTATGTATCAAGTAGCCTGTGGTGGAAAACCTGTTGAAATCGATGAAATCGATTACAATATTTTAAACGAACTTGCAGTAAACGCACGCATACCAATAATCGAACTTTCAGAAAAAATAGGCTGCTCCTCACAAACCATCAATTACCGAATACAAAACCTCACAAAAAACGGCATCATCCAAGCATTCCGCATCAACATCGACATATCAAAATTAAACCTAGAAAAATTCGCAGTTGACATCTATCTTAAAGATCTGAAACATAAACACGCAATAATCGAATATCTAAAAAACCTACCATCATTAGAATATATTGATATCGCTCTAGGATGGGCGGATTTACAACTAGAATTAATTGTTCAAAATGCAAACATCTTAACACAAATTATGGATCAAATAGCTACACAATTTCCAAATGCGATCAAAAAACAGAATCTTATGATTGATACATGTCATCATAAAGAACGTTGGCTGCCTGATTTTTTTTAAAATAATTCTTTTTACTAATTGTCCTGCGTAATATCAGAACGCAGGTCGGACTGCATATGACAAAACACCAATTGCAATGATGGCCGTTGATATTGCTACTTCCTTTGCACCTAAAACATTCATTTTTCTCTCACCCACCTTTTATTGATATATTTTATCATGATATACTTTCTCTTGCATACTTTATATAGTTTTCGAGGTAAAATACCAAAATGAAAAAGAGCACCATCAGGAGAAAAACATACCATTTACAGAACAAAAAAAACTATATTATTCTGGGTTAATAAAGACGTATCGTATATCCCTCTTTTTGAAGGTATCTTTGTGGAACAATCCGCAGTACAACCCACGGTTTCAACAAATCGCTCCAGGAAGTATCTCATCTATCTTGTCGTGTTTATGGCTCTTGTTGCACTCATGGATCAGTATCTTTCGTTTATCGAAACCACAGCTATACCCTATGTACTGCAAGAATACCAGGTAACTGATAGTGAATACTCCTGGTGGAAAACCATCTATTTTCTCCCAACTCTGCTCATCTTTCTGTTAAACGGATTAAATGACCTGATCGGCAGGAAAAAATCAATCCTTATTCTTATCCTGATCCTTGGTGTATCCGCTCTTGGTATGGTGTATGCAACCCCAAGTTTTCATCTGTTCATGGTTTTCTTAGCATTCATCACCTTTGCCGCTGTTTCAAACATGTGGACAATTCCAATCAGTGAAGAAGCACCTAAGGAACAACGAGCAAAACTCGCATCAATTGTGTATTTCATCAGCATGATACCAATCCAAGCAGTCATACCACCTCTTCTCATGCGTCTTGGTCTGCATTGGAAATGGATGTATGGTTTCATGTTCATCTATATGCTCCCGGTTCTTATCATGTGGTTATTTATGAAGGAAACCAAGCGTTTTGAACTCATCAAAGAACAACGAAAACAAGGTTTACCGCAGAAAGCAGGTTTTGGTTTTCATCAGCTTACTCGCAGAGATCTCAAGTACATTGTTTTCTCATCGGTTATCTGGATGTGCGGTCTGATTGTTTCTATGCTTCTCGTCTGGTCAGGGCATTTCTTCAGAGACATCCATGGTTTTTCTCTGGATGAATGGTCATTAGTCCTGTTTGGTGGGTTAACCATGATGATGATTGGCGGTCTGCTTGGAGGATGGCTCATGGATAAAATCGGTAGAAAACAAGGATTACTCATCGGCAGTGTCGGCCTTAGCATCTGCATGGGTTTTATTGGTATCATACCACTGTTTGTAGCAATTCTGTTTATGATGGGGGCTGGTTTTTGTATCGGGTTTTCGTATGTCTGGATCATTGTGTATATCCCTGAGATTTTCCCAACCCAGCGGCGA encodes the following:
- a CDS encoding winged helix-turn-helix transcriptional regulator, which encodes MIKLDAKDRKILYELDLDARQSLNQIGKKVGLKKDVVSYRIQRMQDEGIIKNFWTAINTFKLGYNVYRIYINFQYVTTDKKNEIIQHFVNYKNSWAVLSVKGEIDLDVVVWVNDIYEFYQFWEKTVELYGEYFANSAISILVYVNSYKKSFLLLDEQDTSNRLMYQVACGGKPVEIDEIDYNILNELAVNARIPIIELSEKIGCSSQTINYRIQNLTKNGIIQAFRINIDISKLNLEKFAVDIYLKDLKHKHAIIEYLKNLPSLEYIDIALGWADLQLELIVQNANILTQIMDQIATQFPNAIKKQNLMIDTCHHKERWLPDFF
- a CDS encoding MFS transporter, yielding MEQSAVQPTVSTNRSRKYLIYLVVFMALVALMDQYLSFIETTAIPYVLQEYQVTDSEYSWWKTIYFLPTLLIFLLNGLNDLIGRKKSILILILILGVSALGMVYATPSFHLFMVFLAFITFAAVSNMWTIPISEEAPKEQRAKLASIVYFISMIPIQAVIPPLLMRLGLHWKWMYGFMFIYMLPVLIMWLFMKETKRFELIKEQRKQGLPQKAGFGFHQLTRRDLKYIVFSSVIWMCGLIVSMLLVWSGHFFRDIHGFSLDEWSLVLFGGLTMMMIGGLLGGWLMDKIGRKQGLLIGSVGLSICMGFIGIIPLFVAILFMMGAGFCIGFSYVWIIVYIPEIFPTQRRGICMGWTTALARISYIIGPALAAILLSISPGMELFWGCCRFNITDSCCSGCVLSSL